A window from Cryptomeria japonica chromosome 1, Sugi_1.0, whole genome shotgun sequence encodes these proteins:
- the LOC131039163 gene encoding uncharacterized protein LOC131039163: protein MAEANENGNRKMKKRSRSGMSMEMDAAPAAKVKLPQDDLDLNLSREVKDIISAIQQIRDKAHKDGQKKTQEIINGVSSEVKAVLDEAKLKYDKERQNFIKVATKTCKECENALKVESSKFQSAYENFCKEKASFLQAYKEIYSRFEDDKEKLLIQYEQQRKKEKNGLVDLQKLCSDKIAAAEDDLKKQKRDDKSFSILRKSLDSFLESGSDEDDDLEDNHGFD from the exons ATGGCAGAAGCCAATGAAAACGGGAATAGGAAGATGAAAAAACGGAGCAGATCAGGGATGAGCATGGAAATGGATGCAGCTCCAGCCGCAAAAGTAAAGCTCCCGCAGGACGATCTTGATCTCAACCTTTCAAG GGAAGTAAAGGATATTATCAGTGCAATTCAGCAAATTCGTGATAAAGCTCACAAGGATGGCCAGAAGAAAACTCAGGAGATCATCAACGG TGTTTCATCTGAAGTGAAGGCCGTGCTAGACGAGGCTAAGCTCAAATATGACAAAGAAAG GCAAAATTTCATCAAAGTTGCCACGAAGACTTGCAAAGAG TGTGAGAATGCTCTGAAAGTTGAGTCCTCCAAGTTTCAGTCAGCATATGAGAATTTCTGCAAGGAAAAAGCCTCCTTTTTGCAGGCTTACAAGG AGATATATTccagatttgaagatgacaaggaGAAGCTCCTTATCCAGTACGAACAACAGA gaaagaaagaaaagaacggCCTTGTAGATCTACAGAAACTTTGTTCTGACAAGATTGCAGCAGCTGAGGATGATCTCAAAAAGCAAAAGCGG GATGACAAGTCGTTCAGCATTCTCCGCAAATCTCTCGATTCTTTTCTCGAAAGTGGCTCCGATGAAGACGACGACTTAGAAGATAATCATGGATTCGACTAA